The following proteins are encoded in a genomic region of Xenopus laevis strain J_2021 chromosome 3L, Xenopus_laevis_v10.1, whole genome shotgun sequence:
- the LOC121401257 gene encoding olfactory receptor 5V1-like — MLLRMMTRKKQMEHLINSTYLYFLAFSSYGEKQPLISTVFFLIYVIGVLGNLIIINVIYLDSHLHTPMYFFLCTLACVDICYPTVTLPKLIDILLSGNNSITFIQCFIQMYFFVAFVGVEVSLLSSMAYDRYVAICKPLTYHLIMNRRACVLLIIGTWISGSTNSALFTSLVSKLSICGSNRIKQFFCDSKAVADISCHVTTFYIIIYVETFLLGLVTFSLNVISYINIIRTILNIKSKHGRQKAFSTCTSHFTVLIIFYGSGLWTYLRPPSESENLDPVFSIFYVAVTPMLNPLIYSLRNKEVKDALIRSLRKNSA; from the exons ATGCTACTACGGATGATGACAAG GAAAAAACAGATGGAACACCTAATAAATTCaacatatttatactttttagcaTTTTCAAGTTATGGAGAAAAACAGCCACTTATTTCCACTGTCTTTTTCTTGATTTATGTGATTGGAGTATTGGGGAATCtgattataataaatgttatttatttggatAGTCATTTACACACCCCTATGTACTTCTTTCTTTGCACCCTGGCCTGTGTAGATATCTGTTACCCTACTGTCACTCTCCCTAAACTGATAGACATTTTGCTTTCAggaaataactcaataaccttcatacaatgttttattcaaatgtacttttttgtGGCCTTTGTTGGAGTAGAAGTATCTTTATTATCTTCTATGGCATATGATCGTTATGTTGCTATTTGCAAGCCTTTAACATATCACCTCATTATGAACAGGAGAGCATGTGTACTGCTGATTATAGGGACCTGGATTTCTGGCTCTACTAACTCAGCATTATTTACAAGTCTGGTTTCAAAGTTGTCAATTTGTGGTTCCAATAGGATCAAACAGTTTTTCTGTGACAGTAAGGCTGTGGCAGACATCTCCTGCCATGTAACTACATTTTACATTATCATTtatgtggaaacatttttattaggaCTTGTGACATTTTCTCTAAACgtaatttcatatataaatataataagaacCATACTAAATATTAAATCCAAACATGGCAGACAAAAGGCTTTCTCTACTTGCACTTCCCACTTTACTGTTCTGATCATTTTCTATGGGAGTGGATTGTGGACTTACTTGAGGCCGCCTTCAGAATCAGAGAATTTGGACCCAGTGTTCTCTATATTTTATGTTGCAGTGACTCCCATGTTAAACCCCCTCATATATAGTCTAAGGAATAAAGAAGTAAAGGATGCCCTGATAAGAAGTTTGAGGAAGAATTCTGCATAA